The Zestosphaera sp. genome includes a window with the following:
- a CDS encoding ABC transporter ATP-binding protein — protein MSNFSSLSEVAVEVKNLRKDYGGFTALRNISFSVKSGEVYGLVGPNGAGKTTTLRIIATLIRPTAGEVSIHGLNVVKDDEKVRKLIAYLPEEAGSYKHLTGREYLRLIASVYGYGEEVVNEAVEISGLGRDIDKYTGTYSKGMKRRLQVARALMVKPRVAILDEPTSGLDVIHAVYIRKVIKEYSRRFGITFIVSSHNMLEVEYLCDRIALIDRGLIVTEGRVKELLDKHSVENLEELFTRLVGPHA, from the coding sequence TTGTCAAACTTCAGTTCCTTGTCTGAAGTGGCAGTGGAAGTCAAGAATCTCAGGAAAGACTATGGGGGCTTTACGGCTCTTAGGAATATTTCATTCAGCGTGAAGTCCGGTGAGGTGTACGGGCTCGTCGGCCCTAACGGTGCGGGTAAGACGACCACCCTTCGAATAATTGCTACATTAATCAGACCGACCGCAGGGGAAGTCTCCATCCATGGACTGAACGTGGTCAAAGATGATGAGAAAGTGAGGAAACTCATAGCCTACCTACCTGAGGAGGCAGGCTCCTACAAACACCTAACTGGAAGGGAGTACCTCAGGCTGATAGCTAGTGTATACGGATATGGGGAGGAGGTGGTTAACGAAGCTGTTGAGATAAGTGGACTGGGTAGAGACATAGATAAGTATACGGGTACATACAGTAAGGGGATGAAGAGGAGGCTTCAGGTGGCTAGGGCTCTGATGGTTAAACCTAGGGTGGCAATACTTGATGAGCCGACGTCAGGGCTTGACGTCATCCACGCGGTATACATAAGGAAAGTCATAAAAGAATATTCAAGAAGGTTCGGAATCACTTTCATAGTCTCCTCCCACAACATGCTTGAAGTGGAGTATCTATGTGACAGAATAGCATTGATAGACAGGGGACTTATAGTGACTGAAGGAAGGGTCAAGGAACTACTTGACAAACACAGTGTCGAGAATCTGGAAGAGCTTTTTACACGTTTGGTGGGGCCCCATGCTTAA
- a CDS encoding Mth938-like domain-containing protein, giving the protein MTKQPLLDHYEFGLIIINGVEYDHDVVVTPEAVFSDWWRVEGHRLQLADVRDYLNIRVDLVIIGTGYDGMMRVDEEVIEEFRKLGREVYVAKSRQAVRKYNEEVSKGRKVLLFIHLTC; this is encoded by the coding sequence ATGACTAAACAGCCTTTGTTAGATCATTACGAGTTCGGGTTGATTATCATCAACGGTGTTGAATACGATCATGACGTTGTGGTAACTCCTGAGGCTGTATTCAGTGATTGGTGGCGTGTTGAGGGACATAGACTCCAGTTAGCAGATGTTAGGGATTACCTTAACATAAGGGTTGACTTAGTGATAATAGGTACTGGCTATGATGGCATGATGAGAGTGGATGAGGAGGTGATTGAAGAATTCAGGAAGTTGGGTCGGGAAGTCTACGTTGCTAAATCTAGGCAGGCTGTACGTAAATACAACGAGGAAGTCAGCAAGGGCAGGAAGGTCCTTCTCTTCATACATTTGACATGCTAA
- a CDS encoding ABC transporter ATP-binding protein: MYLVETRDLAYEYPDGTKALSGVDLAIKEGEFVGILGNNGSGKTTLVRCIAGLIKPSSGSVLVKGRNISEYGRRDLVRLIGFISQDVNTQLLNVTVLSEILFTARVIGVEKELTKIRLNEILKQVGIGDDLLEKPVLSLPRYMKLRVLLASYMLAGTRNFIVDEPTTGQDWYRSVQFIEVLRRLREGGATVVLVTHDVELLSKYSERVIVMHSGRVVADGETRDVLSDVSLLRKYSLTSTYTALIAQEVARDARVLLPEDLIKYLKALGFIK; this comes from the coding sequence ATGTACTTAGTTGAGACCAGAGACCTGGCGTACGAGTATCCTGACGGCACGAAAGCTTTAAGTGGAGTAGACCTGGCCATCAAAGAGGGAGAGTTCGTGGGTATTCTAGGCAACAACGGCTCCGGTAAGACCACATTGGTTAGATGCATAGCCGGTTTAATTAAACCCTCATCAGGTTCAGTGTTGGTTAAAGGCAGGAATATTAGTGAATACGGGAGACGCGACCTAGTGAGACTTATCGGATTTATCTCCCAGGACGTCAACACGCAGTTGCTCAACGTAACGGTACTCAGCGAGATTCTCTTCACAGCAAGAGTTATTGGGGTTGAGAAGGAGCTGACCAAGATCAGGCTTAATGAAATTTTAAAGCAGGTGGGGATAGGTGATGATCTACTTGAGAAACCGGTTCTTAGCCTACCTAGGTACATGAAGTTAAGGGTGTTGCTTGCGTCCTACATGTTGGCGGGAACCAGGAATTTCATAGTCGACGAGCCCACCACAGGCCAAGATTGGTATCGTTCAGTGCAATTTATAGAAGTGTTGAGGCGCTTAAGAGAGGGCGGGGCAACCGTAGTGCTAGTCACTCACGATGTGGAGTTGCTCTCCAAGTACTCTGAGAGAGTTATTGTCATGCATTCAGGACGAGTGGTAGCTGATGGGGAGACCAGAGATGTGTTGAGTGATGTCAGTCTGTTAAGGAAGTACTCGCTTACGTCAACGTACACAGCACTGATAGCGCAGGAAGTAGCACGAGATGCTCGTGTACTCCTGCCGGAGGATTTGATAAAGTATTTGAAGGCGTTAGGATTTATAAAGTAG
- a CDS encoding ABC transporter ATP-binding protein, translating to MSCIIEVKNLWWMYEASSDWTLKGVNLCVEENELVIITGPNEAGKTTLARSMTGLIPNSYRGFMDGDVRVLGNSVRSVRPYHLSEYVGFVSSDPEMQFLTMSVEDEISLRLKLLGFSAEEIRERVVWSLSQVGLDPSFLIKSPYELSSGQKQRVAIAAALASRPKILILDEPLSNLDWVGVNEVVKSIESLRRSFRVTTVVIEHRMDVFLPYASRVALMYSGRIVLAEEPNEFFKRLPPDYEDLIRVPELVRVQKYLLQHRILADYDLRIQDMKQLLNKASGVGHNVLS from the coding sequence ATGTCCTGCATAATAGAGGTTAAAAATCTGTGGTGGATGTATGAGGCGTCTTCTGACTGGACCCTAAAGGGCGTCAATTTATGTGTGGAGGAGAATGAGCTAGTGATCATAACAGGCCCTAACGAGGCTGGAAAGACTACCTTGGCTAGAAGTATGACTGGGCTGATACCCAACAGCTATAGAGGCTTTATGGACGGCGATGTTAGGGTCCTAGGCAATAGCGTGAGGTCTGTTAGACCATACCACTTGTCAGAGTATGTGGGATTCGTGTCCTCAGACCCTGAAATGCAGTTCCTGACTATGAGCGTTGAAGATGAGATCTCACTACGTCTCAAGCTCCTAGGTTTCAGCGCCGAGGAGATTCGTGAGAGAGTGGTTTGGTCTTTGAGTCAAGTAGGTCTGGATCCCTCCTTCTTAATTAAATCCCCTTACGAGTTGAGTAGCGGTCAGAAGCAGAGAGTAGCTATTGCTGCAGCTCTGGCATCAAGACCAAAAATATTAATTCTTGATGAGCCGCTCTCGAACCTTGACTGGGTAGGTGTTAACGAAGTGGTAAAGTCTATAGAATCACTGAGGCGTAGCTTCAGAGTGACCACCGTAGTCATAGAGCATAGAATGGACGTGTTTCTGCCCTATGCGTCCAGAGTCGCGTTGATGTATAGTGGTAGGATAGTGTTGGCTGAGGAACCGAACGAGTTCTTCAAGAGATTACCACCCGACTATGAAGACTTAATCAGGGTTCCTGAGCTGGTGAGGGTGCAGAAATACCTATTGCAACACAGGATTCTCGCAGACTACGACCTGAGGATTCAGGATATGAAGCAACTCCTGAACAAAGCCAGTGGAGTGGGTCACAATGTACTTAGTTGA
- a CDS encoding energy-coupling factor transporter transmembrane component T — translation MFSDRVSCRVRTIAGYIDRESPFLDLNPLVKLSLIPFTAIYVVFMNILEGNLLTLSVVLLSFKLSKVRLSELNRYLRILVGFLVVIIASYIVFAKVQGSNSLTCTAPKPHVESLVIGLTLYSKILVTVLTMVLMLSITTEGDVVKGLTSLGLDFRASIIVGLVFKFLYYLQIKFEEVRLGELSRGLSSSNADIVGRVRRFLHRFLPLFAITLLKVDEVSDVLELRGFSPKARAHVSGELRLSCKDVVVLSLLGAAIAIMIYLGLEGVLQPSNSPICRILLQYSVDLRCPA, via the coding sequence ATGTTCAGCGATAGAGTCTCTTGCAGGGTTAGAACCATAGCTGGGTACATAGATAGGGAATCCCCATTCCTCGACCTGAATCCTTTGGTGAAGCTCTCCTTAATACCCTTCACAGCGATCTACGTGGTCTTCATGAATATCCTGGAGGGTAACCTCCTGACATTGTCGGTGGTACTGTTAAGCTTTAAGCTCTCTAAAGTTAGGTTGAGTGAGCTGAACAGATATCTAAGGATCTTAGTAGGCTTCTTAGTGGTGATAATAGCTAGTTACATTGTGTTTGCCAAAGTACAGGGTTCCAACTCCTTAACCTGTACAGCCCCTAAACCACATGTCGAGAGTCTAGTGATTGGTTTAACGCTCTACTCTAAAATACTCGTGACGGTTCTCACTATGGTTCTCATGCTCTCAATAACTACCGAGGGCGATGTCGTTAAGGGATTAACAAGTCTGGGGCTGGACTTTAGAGCATCTATCATAGTCGGGTTGGTTTTTAAATTCCTTTACTACCTTCAGATCAAGTTCGAGGAAGTTAGGCTGGGCGAGCTCTCTAGGGGTTTAAGCTCATCCAACGCGGACATTGTAGGTAGAGTGAGACGCTTCCTACACAGGTTTCTCCCGCTCTTCGCCATAACCCTGCTGAAAGTGGATGAAGTGAGCGACGTCCTTGAGTTAAGAGGCTTCAGTCCAAAGGCCCGAGCTCATGTTAGTGGTGAGTTGAGGTTAAGTTGTAAAGATGTCGTTGTCCTCTCGTTGCTGGGTGCAGCAATCGCTATCATGATCTACCTGGGTCTGGAAGGGGTTCTCCAGCCCTCAAACTCGCCCATTTGTAGGATTCTCCTTCAATACTCGGTGGATTTGAGATGTCCTGCATAA
- a CDS encoding radical SAM protein — protein sequence MTGFEVVITADRTMMSNHRGKEFLGFMTTGPATGIPEFLWMWIAAPKVRVDELGRPVEAPYGLRKIEAKLLDLGYSAAVIDPDHVSKHLDTMKVLMIGHHDYFAYGPPSSEWWFITGEEPVNRKSFIRFMRSEAVRKARERGVKIIVGGPAAWQWLWEVELWREFGVHTVIDGEAESVIGDLVKKALNDEKLPQYVFVGPHEAPSIDEIPVIRKASVNGLVEIMRGCPRGCRFCSVTLRPLRNIPLERIESEISINVSNGVDNVILHSEDVLLYGAEGVKPREEPLIRLHERVKKLIPGSIAWAHTSFAATKFAEDNYRLISKLMNEILYDKQNYLGVEVGLETGSPNLARRIMPAKAAPYQPERWPEVVEDALGIMHENRIIPAVTLILGIPEETPDDLVKTMELLDRVRHYRSLIVPMFFVPMGALKNRDWFRREAVKGEHVEVMLKTLDHSIYWAERIMDEFYMKGLKHLPIRVMLKFFTAYVKHKVDKWRPQLEELARL from the coding sequence ATGACAGGTTTCGAGGTAGTTATAACTGCCGACAGAACGATGATGTCTAATCACAGGGGTAAGGAGTTCTTGGGCTTCATGACCACAGGACCTGCCACAGGCATACCTGAATTCCTGTGGATGTGGATAGCGGCGCCAAAGGTCAGGGTCGATGAATTGGGAAGACCTGTCGAGGCGCCCTACGGCCTGAGGAAGATCGAAGCTAAGCTTCTGGACCTAGGATATAGTGCTGCAGTTATCGATCCCGACCATGTTAGCAAGCACCTGGACACGATGAAAGTCCTCATGATAGGGCATCACGACTACTTCGCATATGGACCGCCTAGCAGTGAGTGGTGGTTCATAACTGGTGAGGAGCCTGTCAACAGGAAGTCATTCATAAGGTTTATGAGGAGTGAAGCTGTGCGTAAGGCCAGGGAGCGAGGGGTCAAGATCATAGTCGGTGGTCCTGCAGCATGGCAATGGTTGTGGGAGGTCGAGTTGTGGAGGGAGTTTGGGGTCCACACAGTGATTGATGGTGAGGCCGAGTCGGTGATAGGCGATTTAGTTAAGAAGGCTCTGAATGATGAGAAGCTACCGCAGTATGTTTTCGTGGGACCTCATGAAGCCCCTTCCATAGACGAAATACCGGTGATTAGGAAGGCTAGCGTGAACGGCTTAGTGGAGATCATGAGAGGCTGTCCAAGAGGGTGTAGATTCTGCTCAGTGACTCTAAGACCGCTTAGGAACATCCCACTAGAAAGGATAGAGTCGGAGATCAGCATCAATGTAAGCAATGGCGTTGATAACGTGATACTGCATAGCGAGGACGTGCTACTCTACGGTGCCGAGGGCGTGAAGCCGAGAGAGGAACCTCTAATCAGGCTACACGAACGTGTGAAGAAGCTAATTCCTGGGAGTATAGCGTGGGCCCATACAAGCTTTGCCGCAACTAAGTTCGCTGAAGATAACTACAGACTAATATCTAAGCTGATGAATGAAATACTATACGACAAACAGAATTACCTAGGGGTTGAGGTAGGCCTTGAGACTGGAAGTCCTAACCTAGCCAGGAGGATAATGCCTGCTAAGGCAGCCCCATACCAGCCCGAAAGATGGCCTGAGGTAGTTGAAGATGCCCTAGGAATAATGCATGAGAATAGGATCATCCCTGCCGTTACCCTTATACTCGGAATCCCTGAAGAAACCCCTGACGACCTAGTTAAGACCATGGAACTTCTAGATAGGGTGCGGCATTACAGAAGCTTGATAGTACCTATGTTCTTCGTCCCTATGGGAGCACTCAAGAACAGGGACTGGTTCCGGAGGGAGGCTGTTAAGGGGGAGCACGTGGAGGTTATGCTTAAAACGCTTGATCATTCCATCTACTGGGCTGAAAGGATAATGGATGAGTTCTATATGAAGGGACTCAAACACCTACCCATAAGAGTAATGCTTAAGTTCTTCACTGCGTACGTTAAGCATAAGGTGGATAAATGGAGACCTCAGCTTGAAGAACTGGCCAGATTATGA
- a CDS encoding DUF5751 family protein, translating to MPDSRSSTSFYSILILGSEDVLHSSFINKLLKDATAYGSRNVVLKVVSPRGTPYYIEQVRNLLLSNIHLSITVEYAGSYPEDVKKVVEELRESQGLRVKVYVSSEVQNRLLDMIENLEVEYDMVDGR from the coding sequence ATGCCGGATTCTAGAAGCTCCACGTCATTCTACAGCATCCTTATTCTAGGGTCTGAGGATGTCTTGCATTCCTCCTTCATCAACAAACTACTTAAGGACGCGACGGCCTATGGGTCAAGGAATGTGGTGCTTAAGGTCGTAAGTCCGCGGGGGACTCCATACTACATTGAGCAGGTGAGGAATCTACTCCTCTCCAACATACACTTAAGCATCACTGTAGAATATGCTGGATCCTACCCGGAGGACGTTAAAAAAGTAGTCGAGGAACTGCGTGAGTCACAAGGATTAAGAGTCAAGGTTTACGTGTCTTCAGAAGTTCAAAATAGGCTCTTGGACATGATCGAGAATCTCGAAGTAGAGTATGATATGGTGGATGGAAGATGA
- a CDS encoding Rid family detoxifying hydrolase has product MRYVYTERAPKPVGPYSQAVVVGNMVFVSGQLPINPATGELIKTTFKEASMRALNNLIEIVRAAGGDVHNIVKVTVYLKDIARFGEFNEVYSELFKDHKPARVVVGVASIPRDADLMVEAIAYLEG; this is encoded by the coding sequence GTGAGGTATGTCTATACTGAGAGGGCTCCGAAACCCGTAGGACCTTACTCACAGGCTGTTGTAGTCGGAAACATGGTCTTCGTGTCTGGGCAACTACCCATAAACCCTGCTACGGGGGAGTTAATCAAAACTACGTTTAAAGAAGCTTCCATGCGAGCTTTAAACAACTTGATTGAGATAGTCCGTGCTGCTGGAGGAGACGTACATAACATCGTTAAAGTTACGGTTTACCTGAAGGACATAGCTAGGTTTGGTGAGTTTAACGAGGTCTACAGCGAATTGTTCAAGGATCATAAACCCGCTAGGGTGGTAGTTGGCGTGGCTTCAATACCCAGGGATGCTGACTTAATGGTTGAGGCTATAGCGTATTTAGAGGGATAA